Proteins found in one Streptococcus mitis genomic segment:
- the aroB gene encoding 3-dehydroquinate synthase, with amino-acid sequence MKIRIDIPHHPYDIQIEKGCLAQAGQWLRELWQPQKVVIVTDNHVASLYAEKVKLSLEDAGFQVAVFDFLEGEERKNLTTVQKVYEFLVKQGLTRSDGIVALGGGVVGDLAGFVASTYMRGIHFVQIPTSLTAQVDSSIGGKTGVNTPFAKNMVGTFAQPDGVLIDPLVLETLGKRELIEGMGEVIKYGLIEDPELWKILTELDGSVEGILEHAETLIEHSCQVKRKMVVEDELDNGVRLYLNFGHTIGHAIEATAGYGKVMHGEAVAMGMVQISKVAEEKGLMPAGITQSITEMCQKFGLPVDYENWDVDKLYQALTHDKKARGNTLKLVLVPELGSATIHSVSLEEMKDYLVK; translated from the coding sequence ATGAAAATCAGAATCGATATTCCTCATCATCCTTATGATATTCAGATTGAAAAAGGTTGTCTGGCTCAGGCTGGTCAATGGTTGCGAGAACTCTGGCAACCACAAAAGGTAGTCATTGTGACAGATAACCATGTAGCTTCTCTTTATGCAGAGAAGGTCAAGCTCAGCCTAGAAGATGCTGGTTTTCAGGTAGCAGTTTTTGACTTTTTAGAAGGCGAAGAAAGAAAGAATTTAACTACTGTCCAGAAAGTCTATGAATTTTTAGTCAAGCAAGGTCTGACACGTAGCGATGGAATCGTGGCTCTTGGTGGCGGTGTCGTTGGGGACCTGGCTGGTTTTGTAGCCTCTACCTATATGCGGGGTATTCATTTTGTTCAGATTCCGACTAGTTTGACAGCCCAAGTGGATTCTTCTATCGGTGGAAAGACAGGCGTCAATACTCCATTTGCTAAAAATATGGTGGGTACCTTTGCCCAACCAGATGGGGTTCTGATTGATCCACTTGTCCTTGAAACACTTGGAAAGAGAGAGTTGATTGAAGGAATGGGTGAGGTCATCAAGTATGGCTTGATTGAGGATCCAGAACTGTGGAAAATTTTGACGGAGCTGGATGGTTCTGTAGAGGGCATTCTGGAACATGCAGAGACCTTGATTGAACATTCTTGTCAGGTCAAGCGCAAGATGGTGGTTGAGGATGAATTGGACAATGGTGTCCGCCTTTACCTCAATTTTGGGCACACTATTGGTCATGCTATTGAAGCAACAGCTGGTTATGGGAAAGTCATGCATGGAGAAGCTGTGGCTATGGGTATGGTACAGATTTCCAAAGTTGCTGAGGAAAAAGGTCTCATGCCAGCTGGCATTACTCAATCTATCACAGAGATGTGTCAGAAATTTGGACTACCTGTTGACTATGAAAACTGGGATGTTGATAAGCTTTATCAGGCTTTGACTCATGACAAGAAAGCGCGTGGCAATACCTTGAAATTGGTCTTGGTGCCAGAGCTCGGTTCAGCGACTATTCACTCAGTTTCTCTGGAAGAGATGAAAGACTACTTGGTAAAATAA
- the aroC gene encoding chorismate synthase encodes MRYLTAGESHGPRLTAIIEGIPAGLPLTAEDINEDLKRRQGGYGRGGRMKIESDQVVFTSGVRHGKTTGAPITMDVINKDHQKWLDIMSAEDIEERLKSKRKITHPRPGHADLVGGIKYRFDDLRNSLERSSARETTMRVAVGAVAKRLLAELDMEIANHVVVFGGKEIDVPENLTVAEIKERAAQSEVSIVNQEREQEIKDYIDQIKRDGDTIGGVVETVVGGVPVGLGSYVQWDRKLDARLAQAVVSINAFKGVEFGLGFEAGYRKGSQVMDEILWSEEDGYTRRTNNLGGFEGGMTNGQPIVVRGVMKPIPTLYKPLMSVDIETHEPYKATVERSDPTALPAAGVVMEAVVATVLAQEILEKFSSDNLEELKEAVAKHREYTKNY; translated from the coding sequence ATGAGATATTTAACTGCAGGAGAATCACACGGCCCCCGTCTGACGGCTATCATTGAGGGAATTCCAGCTGGACTTCCTTTGACAGCAGAGGACATCAATGAGGATTTGAAACGTCGTCAGGGTGGCTACGGCCGCGGTGGTCGTATGAAGATTGAAAGCGACCAAGTTGTCTTTACTTCGGGTGTTCGCCATGGGAAGACGACAGGGGCTCCTATTACTATGGATGTCATCAATAAGGACCACCAAAAATGGCTGGATATCATGTCTGCGGAGGACATTGAAGAGCGCCTTAAAAGCAAACGAAAAATCACCCATCCTCGCCCAGGTCATGCCGATTTGGTTGGGGGTATCAAGTACCGTTTTGATGATTTAAGAAATTCTTTGGAGCGTTCATCTGCCCGTGAAACCACTATGCGGGTGGCAGTTGGGGCAGTAGCCAAACGCCTCTTGGCTGAGCTAGATATGGAGATTGCCAACCATGTCGTAGTCTTTGGTGGCAAGGAAATCGATGTTCCTGAGAATCTCACAGTTGCTGAGATTAAGGAAAGAGCTGCCCAGTCTGAAGTTTCTATTGTCAACCAAGAAAGAGAACAAGAAATCAAGGACTATATTGACCAAATCAAGCGTGACGGTGATACCATCGGTGGGGTTGTGGAAACAGTCGTTGGAGGTGTTCCAGTTGGTCTTGGTTCCTATGTCCAATGGGATAGAAAATTGGATGCGAGATTGGCCCAAGCAGTTGTCTCTATCAATGCCTTTAAAGGGGTGGAATTTGGTCTTGGCTTTGAAGCTGGTTATCGTAAAGGCAGCCAAGTCATGGATGAAATTCTCTGGTCTGAAGAAGACGGTTATACCCGCCGTACCAACAATCTGGGCGGCTTTGAAGGTGGTATGACTAATGGGCAACCTATTGTTGTTCGTGGCGTCATGAAACCTATTCCTACTCTTTATAAACCTCTTATGAGTGTGGATATCGAAACCCATGAACCCTACAAGGCAACAGTTGAAAGAAGTGATCCGACTGCTCTTCCAGCTGCAGGTGTAGTTATGGAAGCTGTTGTGGCAACGGTTCTGGCACAAGAAATCCTCGAAAAATTCTCATCAGACAATCTAGAGGAATTAAAAGAAGCGGTAGCCAAACATCGAGAATATACAAAGAACTATTAA
- a CDS encoding prephenate dehydrogenase, whose product MAKTVYIAGLGLIGASMALGIKRDHPDYEILGYNRSQASRDIALKEGMIDRATDDFASFAPLADIIVLSLPIKQTIDFIKELANLDLKEGVIISDAGSTKSAIVDAAEQYLAGKPVRFVGAHPMAGSHKTGAASADVNLFENAYYIFTPSSLTSPDTLEEMKDLLSGLHARFIEIDAKEHDRVTSQISHFPHILASSLMEQTAVYAQEHEMARRFAAGGFRDMTRIAESEPGMWTSILLSNRETILDRIEDFKERLDEVGQAISKGDEEQIWNFFNQAREQRQAMEIHKRGGVDSSYDLYVDVPDEEDVILRILELLRGTSLVNIHINEENREDIHGILQISFKNAQDLERAEQLITENTDYTVVIK is encoded by the coding sequence ATGGCAAAAACAGTCTATATCGCGGGCCTTGGATTGATTGGTGCCTCTATGGCCCTTGGTATCAAACGCGATCATCCAGATTATGAAATTTTAGGTTATAATCGCAGTCAAGCTTCGAGAGATATCGCCTTGAAAGAAGGCATGATTGACCGTGCAACAGATGATTTTGCCAGTTTTGCTCCTTTGGCAGATATCATCGTCCTCAGCTTGCCAATCAAGCAAACCATTGATTTCATTAAGGAGTTGGCTAACTTGGACTTGAAAGAAGGCGTGATTATTTCAGATGCTGGTTCGACCAAGTCAGCTATTGTGGATGCGGCGGAGCAATATTTGGCTGGCAAACCTGTTCGCTTCGTCGGAGCCCATCCTATGGCTGGTAGTCACAAGACAGGGGCTGCTTCTGCGGATGTCAATCTTTTTGAAAATGCCTATTATATCTTTACACCTTCGAGCCTGACAAGTCCTGACACGCTTGAGGAAATGAAGGATTTGCTTTCAGGTCTTCACGCTCGTTTTATCGAGATTGATGCCAAGGAGCATGATCGTGTCACTTCTCAGATTAGCCATTTTCCTCATATTCTGGCTTCTAGTCTCATGGAACAGACCGCGGTCTATGCTCAAGAACATGAGATGGCAAGGCGCTTTGCGGCAGGTGGTTTTCGAGATATGACTCGGATTGCGGAAAGCGAGCCAGGTATGTGGACGTCCATTCTCTTGTCCAATCGTGAGACTATTCTAGACCGCATTGAGGATTTCAAGGAACGTTTAGATGAGGTTGGACAAGCCATCAGCAAGGGAGATGAAGAGCAAATCTGGAACTTTTTCAACCAAGCGCGTGAGCAACGTCAGGCCATGGAAATCCATAAGCGTGGTGGTGTGGATAGCTCTTATGATCTCTATGTTGACGTTCCCGATGAAGAAGATGTTATTTTACGAATCTTGGAATTGCTACGTGGAACTTCCTTGGTTAATATTCATATCAATGAGGAAAACCGTGAAGATATTCACGGGATTCTACAAATTTCATTTAAAAATGCTCAAGACTTGGAACGAGCCGAGCAGCTAATAACAGAAAATACCGACTACACAGTCGTTATCAAATAA
- a CDS encoding YlbF/YmcA family competence regulator: MSNIYDSANELSRGLRELPEYKAVKAAKDAISADAEASKIFTEYVAFQEEIQRLAHTGQMPDASFQAKMEGFGKQIQGNILLSEFFTKQQQLAIYLSDIEKIVFEPVSELLK; the protein is encoded by the coding sequence ATGTCAAATATTTACGATAGTGCAAACGAACTTAGTCGCGGTCTACGCGAATTACCAGAATACAAGGCTGTTAAAGCAGCTAAAGATGCTATTTCAGCAGATGCTGAGGCAAGCAAAATTTTTACAGAATATGTTGCCTTCCAAGAGGAAATTCAAAGACTAGCACATACAGGTCAAATGCCAGACGCATCCTTTCAAGCGAAAATGGAAGGCTTTGGTAAACAGATTCAAGGAAATATCCTCTTGTCAGAATTCTTTACCAAGCAACAACAATTGGCAATTTACCTTTCTGACATTGAAAAAATTGTTTTTGAACCAGTTTCAGAATTGCTAAAATAA
- a CDS encoding LemA family protein, with product MSKKLIALIGVPVGIIFISIIVLAGSYNSLVSKDESVKQANSKIEVALQRRADLIPNVVNSVKGYMKHEEDIFTKIADARSKIGSGNTETKNEGESELTSAISRLLVVQENYPELKADTQVSSLISELEGTENRLFVARKDYNDTATEYNKTIRRFPTSVIASLFGFQRAELIEAEKDAKVVPKVNLTD from the coding sequence ATGTCAAAAAAATTAATTGCTCTAATAGGAGTTCCTGTAGGAATTATCTTCATCAGTATTATAGTGTTGGCAGGTTCGTACAATAGTCTTGTGAGCAAAGATGAATCTGTGAAACAGGCTAACTCGAAGATTGAAGTGGCACTTCAACGTAGGGCTGACTTAATTCCAAATGTTGTAAATTCTGTAAAAGGATATATGAAGCACGAAGAAGACATCTTTACAAAGATTGCGGATGCTCGTTCTAAGATTGGCTCAGGAAATACAGAAACAAAAAATGAAGGGGAGAGCGAATTAACTTCTGCCATTTCTAGATTGCTAGTTGTTCAAGAAAATTATCCTGAGTTAAAAGCTGATACACAAGTGTCTTCTCTAATTTCAGAGCTTGAGGGAACTGAAAATCGTTTGTTTGTCGCTCGTAAAGATTATAACGATACTGCAACAGAATATAATAAGACCATTAGACGTTTTCCTACTAGTGTGATAGCTAGTTTGTTTGGTTTCCAAAGAGCTGAGTTAATTGAAGCAGAGAAAGATGCAAAGGTTGTCCCTAAAGTCAATTTAACTGATTAG
- a CDS encoding TPM domain-containing protein: MKKLLLLLITPLFFFMPLVVANIAVPDRPLNGIYDPNGYLTTSVAETLESMNSGSETQVGIYIVDTLDGSSIEEVANEVARKWKVGKQDSNSGILIAIAIKDRKFRIETSNEAAIWLTDSMANSLLNDSKPYMKEGKYTDALNKILVGISKAESRKAEIINKKENNRLQKSYEKSLKNNEGFSKYFDYIPFPILFYLLFFLLLSLATWIKYLKRCRFSKYEYEGKGKLYPDFPDFVPNDTWTEERKSDYKKNKRLIRSQYQYEGYNKLYPDSKGFLPNDTWTTLLIEEYYAEVERKHLDRLNRSQYSYNGKGKLYPNDKDFVRNASWTSELTKSYYASQRVQSSSYGRSDLYDSGSSSSSWSSDDWGGGGFDGGGSSDSW, encoded by the coding sequence ATGAAAAAGTTACTTTTACTCTTAATTACCCCTTTATTCTTTTTTATGCCTCTTGTTGTGGCTAATATAGCTGTTCCAGATCGTCCTTTAAATGGTATTTACGATCCTAACGGTTATTTAACCACTAGTGTTGCAGAAACGTTAGAGAGTATGAATTCTGGAAGTGAAACCCAAGTAGGTATTTACATTGTAGATACTCTGGACGGTTCCAGTATCGAAGAGGTAGCCAATGAGGTTGCACGCAAATGGAAAGTTGGGAAACAAGATTCCAACAGTGGAATTTTAATTGCTATTGCTATAAAGGATAGAAAGTTTCGTATTGAAACATCCAACGAAGCAGCAATTTGGCTTACTGACTCTATGGCTAATTCCTTATTAAATGATTCTAAGCCATACATGAAAGAAGGGAAATATACTGATGCCCTTAACAAAATTCTAGTAGGTATTTCTAAAGCGGAGTCTAGAAAAGCTGAAATCATAAACAAGAAGGAAAATAATCGACTTCAAAAAAGCTATGAAAAATCATTAAAAAATAATGAAGGCTTTAGTAAGTACTTCGATTACATTCCGTTTCCGATATTGTTCTATCTGTTGTTCTTTCTTTTACTAAGTTTAGCAACGTGGATCAAGTACTTAAAAAGATGCCGCTTTTCTAAGTATGAGTACGAGGGAAAAGGTAAGCTGTATCCAGATTTTCCTGACTTTGTACCTAATGATACGTGGACTGAAGAACGTAAATCTGACTATAAAAAAAATAAGCGTTTAATTAGGTCTCAATATCAGTACGAAGGATATAACAAACTCTATCCAGACTCAAAAGGTTTTCTACCTAATGACACTTGGACTACATTACTTATAGAAGAATACTACGCAGAAGTTGAAAGAAAGCACCTAGATAGGCTTAATCGCTCTCAATACTCTTATAATGGGAAGGGGAAACTCTATCCAAACGATAAAGATTTTGTGAGGAATGCTTCTTGGACTTCCGAGCTCACAAAAAGCTACTATGCTTCACAAAGAGTACAGTCAAGTTCTTATGGTAGATCAGATTTATATGATTCTGGTAGTTCTAGTTCATCTTGGTCTTCAGATGATTGGGGTGGCGGTGGATTTGATGGTGGTGGTTCTTCAGATAGTTGGTAA
- the aroA gene encoding 3-phosphoshikimate 1-carboxyvinyltransferase: MKLKTNIRHLHGSIRVPGDKSISHRSIIFGSLAEGETKVYDILRGEDVLSTMQVFRDLGVEIEDKDGVITIQGVGKDGLKAPQNALDMGNSGTSIRLISGVLAGADFEVEMFGDDSLSKRPMDRVTIPLKKMGVSISGQTERDLPPLHLKGTKNLRPIHYELPIASAQVKSALMFAALQAQGESVIIEKECTRNHTEDMLQQFGGHLSVDGKKITVQGPQKLTGQKVVVPGDISSAAFWLVAGLIVPNSRVVLKNVGINETRTGIIDVIRAMGGKLEVTEIDPVAKSATLTVESSDLKGTEIGGALIPRLIDELPVIALLATQAKGVTVIKNAEELKVKETDRIQVVADALNSMGADITPTADGMIIKGKSALHGARVNTFGDHRIGMMTAIAALLVADGEVYLDRAEAINTSYPSFFDDLESLIHG, from the coding sequence ATGAAACTAAAAACAAACATTCGCCACTTACACGGCAGTATCCGAGTTCCAGGTGACAAGTCTATCAGTCACCGTTCTATTATCTTTGGAAGTTTGGCTGAGGGTGAGACCAAGGTTTATGATATTCTGCGAGGTGAAGACGTTCTTTCGACCATGCAGGTTTTTCGTGACCTTGGTGTTGAGATTGAGGATAAAGATGGAGTTATTACCATTCAAGGTGTAGGCAAGGATGGCTTAAAAGCGCCGCAAAATGCCCTTGATATGGGAAATTCTGGCACCTCGATTCGCCTGATTTCAGGTGTTCTTGCTGGTGCAGACTTTGAAGTAGAAATGTTTGGCGATGATAGTCTTTCCAAACGACCTATGGACCGTGTGACTATTCCACTGAAAAAAATGGGCGTTAGTATTTCAGGGCAAACTGAGCGAGACCTTCCTCCCCTTCATTTAAAAGGGACGAAAAACCTAAGACCTATTCATTATGAGTTGCCAATTGCCTCTGCCCAAGTCAAGTCAGCCTTGATGTTTGCAGCCTTGCAGGCCCAGGGAGAGTCTGTAATTATCGAAAAAGAGTGCACCCGTAATCATACTGAAGATATGCTGCAACAATTTGGTGGTCATTTAAGTGTGGATGGCAAGAAAATCACAGTCCAAGGACCGCAAAAATTGACAGGACAAAAGGTGGTTGTTCCAGGAGATATTTCCAGTGCAGCCTTTTGGCTAGTCGCAGGTTTGATTGTTCCAAATTCTCGTGTGGTGCTTAAAAATGTGGGCATAAACGAAACGCGTACTGGTATCATTGATGTCATTCGCGCCATGGGTGGAAAATTAGAAGTTACTGAAATTGACCCAGTCGCTAAATCTGCTACTTTGACTGTTGAGTCTTCTGACTTGAAAGGAACAGAGATTGGTGGCGCTTTGATTCCACGCTTGATTGATGAATTGCCAGTTATCGCTCTGCTTGCGACTCAAGCCAAGGGTGTGACAGTTATCAAAAATGCTGAGGAGCTCAAGGTTAAGGAAACAGACCGCATTCAGGTTGTGGCAGACGCTTTAAATAGCATGGGAGCAGATATTACTCCGACGGCAGATGGAATGATTATCAAAGGAAAATCAGCCCTTCACGGTGCTAGAGTCAATACTTTTGGTGACCACCGTATTGGTATGATGACGGCCATTGCAGCCCTCTTGGTTGCAGATGGCGAGGTGTATCTTGATCGTGCTGAAGCTATCAATACCAGCTATCCTAGCTTCTTTGATGATTTGGAGAGCTTGATTCATGGCTAA
- a CDS encoding shikimate kinase, whose protein sequence is MAKVLLGFMGAGKSTIARGLDPNYLDMDALIEKRLGMSIANFFAEKGEVAFRQVESEVLADLLQRDQVVSTGGGVVISQRNRDLLKTNTDNIYLKADFETLYQRITADKDNQRPLFLNNSKEELAAIFQERQAWYEEVASRILDVTKLSPEEIIEELR, encoded by the coding sequence ATGGCTAAGGTATTACTAGGCTTTATGGGGGCTGGAAAATCGACTATTGCAAGAGGCTTGGACCCTAATTACCTTGATATGGATGCTCTGATTGAGAAGCGCCTAGGTATGTCCATTGCGAATTTTTTCGCTGAAAAGGGCGAAGTGGCCTTTCGTCAGGTAGAGTCAGAAGTCCTAGCTGATTTACTACAAAGAGACCAAGTCGTGTCAACTGGTGGAGGAGTGGTTATTTCTCAGAGAAATCGTGACTTACTTAAGACTAATACAGATAACATCTACCTGAAAGCAGATTTTGAAACCCTCTACCAACGTATCACAGCTGATAAGGACAATCAGCGTCCGCTTTTTCTAAATAATAGCAAGGAAGAACTTGCAGCTATTTTCCAAGAAAGACAGGCTTGGTATGAGGAAGTAGCCAGTCGGATTTTGGATGTGACCAAGCTAAGCCCAGAGGAAATTATAGAGGAACTGAGATGA
- the pheA gene encoding prephenate dehydratase, with translation MKIAYLGPKGSFSHHVVQTAFPHEELQAFANITDVIKAYEQGLVDYSVVPVENSIEGSVHETLDYLFHQARIQAVAEIVQPIHQQLMVVPGHTKIEKIFSHPQALAQGKKFIDEQYPDAQIEVTASTAYAARFISEHPDQPYAAIAPRSSAEEYSLELIAEDIQEMEANFTRFWVLGAEGAAIPLQAQTEKMSLALTLPDNLPGALYKALSTFAWRGIDLTKIESRPLKTALGEYFFIIDVDYADKDLVNFAQKELEAIGIQYKVLGAYPIYPISDHGKERR, from the coding sequence ATGAAAATTGCTTATCTAGGTCCCAAGGGATCATTTTCACACCACGTTGTGCAGACAGCTTTTCCTCATGAGGAATTGCAGGCCTTTGCCAATATTACAGATGTCATCAAGGCCTATGAGCAAGGCTTGGTGGACTATTCTGTGGTGCCAGTTGAAAATTCTATTGAGGGTAGTGTACATGAAACCTTGGATTACCTTTTTCATCAGGCTCGCATCCAAGCTGTAGCAGAAATCGTTCAGCCTATTCATCAGCAGTTGATGGTGGTTCCAGGTCACACTAAGATTGAAAAGATTTTTTCTCATCCTCAGGCTTTGGCTCAAGGAAAGAAATTCATCGATGAACAGTATCCAGATGCTCAAATTGAGGTGACAGCTAGTACAGCTTATGCGGCCCGCTTTATTTCCGAACATCCTGACCAGCCTTATGCAGCCATTGCACCTAGAAGTTCTGCTGAAGAATATAGCTTAGAACTGATTGCTGAAGATATTCAAGAAATGGAAGCTAATTTCACACGTTTCTGGGTTTTGGGAGCTGAAGGTGCAGCCATTCCCTTGCAAGCACAAACTGAGAAAATGAGTTTGGCCTTGACTTTACCAGACAATCTTCCAGGTGCACTTTATAAGGCCCTATCGACCTTTGCTTGGCGGGGAATTGACCTGACAAAAATTGAAAGTCGTCCACTCAAGACAGCACTGGGTGAATACTTTTTCATTATCGATGTTGATTATGCCGATAAGGATTTGGTTAACTTTGCCCAAAAAGAATTAGAAGCGATTGGAATCCAGTATAAAGTACTGGGCGCCTATCCTATTTATCCAATATCAGACCACGGAAAGGAGAGAAGATGA
- a CDS encoding LCP family protein, translating into MSKENPLSHHEQLRYDYLFKNIHYLNEREKKEFAYLQGKLNMAGGSDASPEIHNEIHNENHDMEESFMEPVNQYSLPSYGNRSRSKKYQKSHSLPKVKSKKRKIRWGRIFAGLLALLACVGFGMIFMFLKGYSNADPTKPANAKAAQVEVFHGQDTKDGVNILIMGTDGRIGQNSAETRTDSIMVLNVGGSDKKIKLVSFMRDNLVYIDGYSQVINGRKQSDNKLNVAYELGEQEGQKGAEMVRQVLKDNFDLDIKYYALVDFQAFATAIDTLFPDGVTIDAKFSTLEGQPLTEATVGDDLHATETESPTQTIKVGKQQMNGSTLLNYARFRDDDEGDYGRTKRQQQVLTAVLQQLKDPTKLFTGSEALGKVFGMTSTNVPYSFLLTNGLSFLDGAQNGIERLTVPELGDWVDAYDVYGGQALLVDQNKYQTKLAQMGMR; encoded by the coding sequence ATGAGTAAAGAAAATCCCTTAAGCCACCACGAGCAGTTGCGTTATGACTATCTTTTTAAGAACATTCATTACCTCAATGAGCGAGAGAAAAAAGAGTTTGCTTACCTGCAAGGTAAGTTAAATATGGCTGGCGGTAGTGACGCTTCACCAGAAATTCATAATGAAATTCATAATGAAAATCATGATATGGAAGAGTCTTTCATGGAGCCAGTCAATCAGTATTCTCTTCCATCCTATGGAAACCGTAGTCGTTCAAAAAAATACCAGAAAAGCCATTCTCTTCCAAAGGTTAAGTCCAAAAAACGTAAGATTCGTTGGGGGCGCATTTTTGCAGGCTTGCTTGCTCTTCTAGCCTGTGTTGGTTTTGGCATGATTTTTATGTTCCTAAAAGGGTATTCAAATGCGGACCCAACCAAACCTGCCAATGCTAAGGCAGCTCAAGTAGAAGTCTTTCATGGTCAAGATACCAAGGATGGGGTCAATATTTTGATTATGGGAACGGATGGACGGATTGGCCAAAATAGTGCTGAGACGAGAACGGACTCGATTATGGTTCTAAACGTTGGTGGCTCAGATAAAAAAATCAAACTGGTCAGCTTTATGCGTGACAATTTGGTTTATATAGACGGTTATAGCCAAGTCATTAACGGTAGAAAGCAGTCAGATAATAAGTTGAATGTGGCCTATGAACTAGGGGAACAAGAAGGCCAAAAAGGGGCAGAAATGGTTCGCCAAGTATTGAAAGATAATTTTGACTTGGACATTAAGTACTATGCCTTGGTTGATTTCCAGGCCTTCGCAACCGCTATTGACACTCTGTTCCCTGATGGGGTGACAATTGATGCCAAATTCTCAACCTTAGAAGGTCAACCTTTAACAGAAGCTACGGTGGGAGATGATTTACATGCTACGGAAACGGAGTCTCCAACCCAGACGATCAAAGTCGGAAAACAGCAGATGAACGGTTCAACCTTGCTCAACTATGCTCGCTTCCGTGATGATGATGAAGGTGATTACGGTCGTACCAAGAGACAACAGCAAGTGTTGACAGCTGTTCTGCAGCAACTCAAGGATCCAACCAAACTCTTTACTGGATCAGAAGCACTTGGTAAGGTCTTTGGGATGACCTCTACGAATGTTCCTTATAGTTTCTTATTAACCAATGGTTTATCTTTCCTAGATGGAGCGCAAAATGGCATTGAGAGATTAACAGTTCCAGAACTAGGTGATTGGGTCGATGCCTATGATGTCTATGGAGGACAGGCACTCTTAGTAGACCAAAATAAATATCAAACCAAGCTCGCTCAAATGGGAATGAGATAA